The Rhodobacter sp. 24-YEA-8 DNA segment AATGGCAAATGTCAGCACGGCCAGCAGGAAGGCATAGGCCTGATGTACAAAGAGCGACGCGTTATTGGGCGGCACTTTCGCCGCCGGGCAGACGCGGAATTCAAGCCCCTGGCGGATCGGTTCAGACCAGTCCGGGCACCGGACCTGATGCATCACCCATTCGATCCCCTGATCCAGCGCGATCACGAAGAACAGGAAAAAGACGATATCGGGCACGCCGCGCACCATGGCGGTGTAGATCTTGCCGAGCCACCGGATGGGCGCGATATGCGACCGCGCCGCCATGGCACCGCCAAAGCCGAAGGCCAGTGCTGCCGGAGCGGTCACCAGCAAGAGCGCCATCACCGTGAGGAAGGAGAAATAGAACTCCATATGTTTGGGCGTGGTGAGATAGCAGGAAAGCCAGCTCAGCCCTTCAATGGTCTTCGGATCGGCGCAGAATTCGAACATGGGCTTGCCCTGGCGCGGCGGCTCCGGTCAGGGCATTCACAATGCGGCTGACCAGTGGCAGACGGGTGAGGAGGGGCACCTTGCCCCGGTCTGGGTGACCGGGTGCAAGGCGCGAAAGGGATGCCCGCGCGGGCCCCGGGAAGGCCGCAGCCTCCCTGAGATCACGCGGGCGAGACCCGGATCAGAACGGCGTGTAATTGCCGTCGAACCACTCATCCGTCAGTTTGTTGAGCGTGCCGTCTGCCTTCATCGACTGGATGGCCGCGTCGAATTTTGCCTTCAGCTCGGTGTCGGATTTGCGCAGCCCGATGCCGATCCCGTCGCCAAGCAGCACATCATCGCCGATGATTTCCAGCCCATCGCCGATCTGCGACAGGAGGTAATCTTCATCGGCCATGACCGCAGCCGCCTGACCATTGCGCACTGCGGCAATGGTCTCGTCAGGCGTTGCGAATTCAAGGAGCTTGGCGCCCGAAGCCGCCACATGCGCCGCCTGGATGGTGCCGGTCTGCGCCGCGATC contains these protein-coding regions:
- a CDS encoding ABC transporter permease yields the protein MFEFCADPKTIEGLSWLSCYLTTPKHMEFYFSFLTVMALLLVTAPAALAFGFGGAMAARSHIAPIRWLGKIYTAMVRGVPDIVFFLFFVIALDQGIEWVMHQVRCPDWSEPIRQGLEFRVCPAAKVPPNNASLFVHQAYAFLLAVLTFAIVFGAFAANVLKGAMDAVPRAQIETAEAYGLSPRQTFRRILVPQMWTYALPGLSNLWLILIKATPLLFLLGIQDIVYWARELGGSKSARFDYPHGDWRLYYFLALLVFYLALTRVSEIGLGRLTRRLSHGQATRAGETLRKDAA